In Deinococcus irradiatisoli, the genomic stretch CGCCGCTGGAAGCGGTGGCGATTCAGGACGTGGGCTTTGCCCTCAACCCCATGCTGGTCGAGGGGCAGATGCAGGGCGGCACGGCGCAGGGCCTGGGGATCGGCTTATACGAGGGCCTGCAGTTTTCCGCCGGCACCCTGACCAACCCGAACTTTCTCGAATACGTCTTCCCGCGCGCCGACGGACTGCCGCCGATCGAAGCGGTGATCGTGGAGCATCCCTCGGCCACCGGCCCGTTCGGTGCCCGCATCGTGGGCGAGCCGCCGATCACCGCCGGGGCCGCCGCCGTTGCCAACGCGGTGCGCGACGCGACTGGCGTGCGCGTCACCGAACTGCCGGTGTCGCCGGAAGTGCTGTGGCAGCAGATGCAGGTCCAGAGCGCCGCCGACTAAGCGGCAGGAGTACGTGAAAAGCGGCGAACCCCAGTGGCTCGCCGCTTTTCACGTAGCTAGAAAGAGGTCTTGGATGTCCAGCGCCGCTGGTTGAAACCGTGGTCGTCCTGGTGGCGTAGATAAGACGACCAGCCGATCGCCGCACTCAGGGCGAGGATCAGCAGCAGCGCCGCGCCCAGGCCCAGCCGGAGCGGCAGGTGCAGGGCGCTGAGCGCCGCCACCACCACCACGGCGAGCAGCAAGACCCACCACAGGCGCTTGCGCAGACTGGTCAGAATGCAGAGTTGTAGATACTGCGCGCGGTTCATTTCCTCATTGAACGGCCCGTCAATTTAGAAGCGGTGAGGGGGGTGTGAACTTTCCAGCCGCCGGCCCCGCCCGCCGCGCTACAGCCGCGCCCGCACCCAGCGCCCCGACCAGAAACGCCAGGCGTACAGACTGGCCATCACCGCGATGTAGAGCAGCGCCGCGCACCACGCCCCACCGACGCCGTAGCGCGGCGCCAGCCAGATGGCGGCCGGCACCATCAGCAGCCAGGCGCCGCCGATGGTCACCAGCAGTCGGAAGCGGGTGTCGCCCGCGCCGCCCAGCGCCCCGCCCAGCACGATGCCCACGCCGTCGAGGAGCATGTAGCCCGACATCACCGCCAGCACGGTGGTGCCGAGTTTGAGCACCTCTGGGTCGTGGTTGAACAGCTCGATCAGCTGGCGCGGAAACAGCAGGAACACCACCGTCAGCACCAGCATCAGGCCCATCGCCAGCCCCGCGCCGCGCCAGCCGATGCGCCGGGCCAGCGCCGGTTGCCCGGCCCCCATCGCCCGCGAGAGCAGGCTCGACGTGCTGGCGCTGAGGGCGAAGGCCGGCAGAAAGCCGAAGCTGGCGAACTGGTTGGCGATCTGCGAGGCGGCCAGTTCGGTAGGACCGAGGCGGGCGATCACGCCCAGAAAGGTGGTGAAGGCGCCCACGTCGGCCAGTTCGGTGGCCCCGGCCGGCAGCGAGATCCGGCCCACGGCGCGCATTTCCTGGGCAGTGGGTTTCACGAACCACATCCGGTACTCGCCGCGGTAGAGCCGCAGGAGCAATACGAAGGCCAGCAGGCCCTGCATCGCCACGGCGATCAGGGTGCCCCAGGCCGCGCCCACCACGCCCCAGTGCAGGGCGAAGACGAACAGCCCCGCTAGTGCGGCGTTGACCACGACCAGAAGCCAGGACAGCACCATCGGCGTGCGGGTGTTGCCCAGCCCCAGCATGATGCCCAGGCTGGCGGTGCCGAGCAGCACGAATGGCAACTCGTAGATGCGAATCCGGGCGTACTCGTGCGCCACGCCGGAAATCGCGGCGTCGGCTTGTAGCAGGTTCAGGGCCACGCTGACCACCCAGGGGCCGACGATCACCAGCGGCAGGCCGATCAGCGAAAGCGTGAGAAACACCCCGGCCCAGCGCTGGATGCCGTGCGGATCGCTGGCGCCCAGCGCCCGGGCCACGAAGGTGGCGGCGGTGTTGAGCATGCCCCGGAACAGCAGCGAGACGGTAAAGAGCATCAGCGAGGCCAGCCCCACCGCGCCCACCTCGACCACCCCCAGCCGGCCCATGTAGAGGGTGTCGGTAAAGCCCACGGCGGTGTAGGCCAGGTTGCTGAGCACCAGCGGCCAGGCCAGCGTGACGAGTTCACGGGTGGTGCCGCGCGGCGCGTTGGCGGTTGCACCGGCAGGAGGCCCGCCGGGAGCGGCCTGGAGGCTGGAGGACGAATCGGACATCCAGTGAGCCTAGAGCGCCGCAGGGCGGGGCCACAAGAGGCCAAGCGATCATGGTCGGGCGGCGCACAGTACACTGACGCGTCATGGCTCGTGTCCAGTTTGCCCACCGTTTCGCCGCGCTGGGGTGCGCCCTGCTGATCGGCGTGGCCGCCGCGCTGCGCTTTGCCGAGCACCCCGGCTATACCCGCCTGGTGTTCGACGTGCCGGGCGCTTCGGGCGCCGTGGGGCAGTCCACCGCCCAGGGCCTGCGGATCGTCGTGAGCGGGGCCGCGCCGCCAGCGGAGCACCGTCAACTTCAGACCAGCACCGGACCGCTGACGGTGGATACCGCCGGGCAGACCATCCAGGTGCAGGCGCCGGGCCATCCGCTCAAGCTGCTGACCTTGCCGGCGGGGGACGGCCAGCCGTTTCGCGTGGTGGTGGACGTGCAAAGCAGCGCTCCCGCCGCCCTGACGCCGCAGCCGCTGGCCCAAGCGTGTCCCGGCGTGCCGGACACCTCGGCCCTGCCCAGCGTGCCGGTCAAGCTGCCGGCGGGCGTCAGTGGCAACATCAGCTTCATGGCGGCGGTGATCGATCCGGTGACGTTGCGGCCGCTGCGGGTCGCTACACTGCACCCCGACGCGCTGCACCCGATGGCCAGCACCTTCAAGCAACTGGTGCTGTGGTCGGTGCTGCTCGACGTGGACGCCGGGCGCC encodes the following:
- a CDS encoding MATE family efflux transporter; the encoded protein is MSDSSSSLQAAPGGPPAGATANAPRGTTRELVTLAWPLVLSNLAYTAVGFTDTLYMGRLGVVEVGAVGLASLMLFTVSLLFRGMLNTAATFVARALGASDPHGIQRWAGVFLTLSLIGLPLVIVGPWVVSVALNLLQADAAISGVAHEYARIRIYELPFVLLGTASLGIMLGLGNTRTPMVLSWLLVVVNAALAGLFVFALHWGVVGAAWGTLIAVAMQGLLAFVLLLRLYRGEYRMWFVKPTAQEMRAVGRISLPAGATELADVGAFTTFLGVIARLGPTELAASQIANQFASFGFLPAFALSASTSSLLSRAMGAGQPALARRIGWRGAGLAMGLMLVLTVVFLLFPRQLIELFNHDPEVLKLGTTVLAVMSGYMLLDGVGIVLGGALGGAGDTRFRLLVTIGGAWLLMVPAAIWLAPRYGVGGAWCAALLYIAVMASLYAWRFWSGRWVRARL